GGGCAGCGACTACCTGTGCTGGCCGGCGCCGACGGGCAGCGGCGACTGGTGCTTCGCCGCCGACACGCTGACGATGTTCAAGCAGACCGACCCGCACCGCGCGGCCGCGCAGCGCGACTTCGTCTCGCTCTTGATGAGCCGCGAAGGCCAGGAAGCGTTCAACTTCCACAAGGGCAACATCCCGGCACGCACCGACGTCGACCTCGGCCGCTTCGACGACTACTCGCGCCAGTCGGCACGCGACTTCGCCAGCGCCGCGCAATCGGGCGTGCTGGTGCCGTCGTGGGCGCACAATATGGCGATGCAGGACGACGTCCGCCTTGGCTTCTTCGACGTGATCGAGGCGTACTGGAAGGACGACCGGATGAGCGCCGCCGACGCCGCCCGCCGGCTGGCCGACGCCGCGCGCCGCTGAACAACAGCAATAAAAACCCGCTCTATATTCAAACCCGTCTTCGGACGGGTTTTTCTTTGGGCGTTGCTTGCGCTGTCGGGCGCAGCGGCAGTGAGAGTGTTAGCGCCTTCGGCGCGGGTAAAGGCATTGATTGCCGGTTCCGCCCGGCGGACGTGATACTTTCTTTTGCTTCGCCAAAAGAAAGTATCCAAAGAAAAGGCGACCCCACATTCGCGCCCCTTCGGGGTCCCCTGTGCTGCTCAGTCGTCACGGCGGGAATCGCAAACTCGCTGCGCTCAAACAGCGATCCCCGACTGCCCCGTGCCGACTTGCGCTGCTCGGCGCTTCTGAGGGGATCGGGGCGGTATGCAACCGGCACTGAGAAATGCGCTGCCTTTTATCCCGTTCGCCAGCGCCGAGGAGTGGAGCGAGACGAGCCGGTTTCACGGCTTGGCTCGCGACCGATCGAGGGCAGCCCGGAGGGCCGCAGGCGCGGGGCGCCTTTGGGGTGAAGGGGGCTTTGGCGAGACAAAGCTCCCTTCCCGTCTGCGCGGCGGAACGCGCATCAAAACGCCTTTACCCGCGCCGCAGGCGCTAAACGCCAAGCCGGCTCTCAGCTATCTCCCTCTCCTGCCCCGCCAACACCGCAAGAACCGGGAAGCCTGCCGCGACTCGCCGCGCAATGCTATAAGCGTCGTATCCGTCCCCGGAGCCCCTCATGTCCGCCAAGGCAGCCGCCTCCATCGCTTCCCTGATCGCTGCCGCCTGCCGGCAGATCGACGCCGCCGAGACGCCGCCGCCGCTGGCCGAGCTCGCCGCGGCGGCCGGGCTGAGTCCGTGGCATTTCCACCGCCAGTTCAAGGCGCTGACCGGTGTCACGCCCAAGGCCTATGCCAGCGCGCAACGGACCCGCCGGGTGCAGGACGCGCTGGCGGCCGGGCATTCGGTCACCGACGCGGTATTCGACGCCGGTTTCAACGCCACCAGCCGTTTCTACGCCGGTGCCGATGCCACGCTCGGCATGGCGCCGCTGCGCTTCCGGGCCGGCGGCGTCGGCGAGACGATCCGCTTCGGCATCGGCCAGTGCTCGCTCGGCGCGCTGCTGGTCGCCGCAACCCAATCCGGCATCTGCCGGATCGAACTCGGCGACGCCGCCGATGCGTTGCTGCAGCGGCTGCAGGACGTGTTCCCCAGGGCCGAGCTGGTCGGTGGCGACGCCGAATTCGAGGACTGGATGGCGCGGGTCGTCGGGCTGATCGACGCGCCCGGAATCGGCGCCAGCCTGCCGCTCGACATCCGCGGCAGCGCATTCCAGCAACGCGTATGGCAGGCGCTGCGGGCGATTCCGCCCGGCGATACGGCGACCTATGCCGACATCGCCGAACGCATCGGCAGCCCCGCGGCGGTACGCGCGGTCGCCAATGCCTGTGGTGCGAACCCGCTCGCCGTGGCGATCCCGTGCCACCGCGTCGTGCGCACCGACGGCAGCCTCGGCGGCTACCGCTGGGGGCTGGCGCGCAAGCAGGCGTTGCTCGACCGCGAGGCGCTGCAGGCCGGCTGAGCGATCGGGCCTGCACGACCCTGTGCAACTCGTCGCCGCCAACGGCGTTTCATCGTCGCCCACAACGCGTCGTCACATGCCGGCGTACTGTTGCGCCGCAGCGTTTAGATTGAGGGCGGTGAACACGACTCGGCTCAAGGATGCACGCAGGCCGTGCATCGTGTTCGCCGCCCCTCTTCCGTTGCGAGCACTGCCATGCAGCCAGACTTTCCCGTCGTCCTGCACCAGGTCGACAAACAGTACCGCCTCGGCCAGGTCGACGTGCCGGCGCTGACCGGCGTCGACCTCGAGATCCGCGCCAACCGTTTCACCGTATTGTCCGGCCCCTCGGGCAGCGGCAAGACCACGCTGCTGAACCTGATCGGCGGCATCGACCGCCCCGACAGCGGCCGGGTCGTCGTCGACGGACAGGATCTGGCGCAACTCGACGACGATGCGCTGTCCGATTTCCGCGCCCGCCGGCTCGGCTTCGTGTTCCAGAACTTCAACCTGCTGCCGGTGCTGACGGCGTTCGAGAACGTCGAGTACCCGCTGCTGCTGACCGGCGTTGCCAGCGACACACGCCGCCGCCGGGTCGATGAGCTGCTCGCCGCGGTCGGCCTCGCCGACAAGGCCGGCAACCGGCCCAACCAGCTCTCGGGCGGCCAGCGCCAGCGTGTCGCGATCGCCCGGGCGCTGGCGACCAGTCCGCAACTGGTGCTCGCCGACGAGCCGACCGCCAACCTCGACAGCCACACCGGCGCGGCGATCCTGACGCTGATGCGGCAGATGCAGCGCGACTACCGGGTGAGCTTCGTGTTCTCGTCGCACGACCCGCAGGTGCTGGCGCAGGCCGACGACGCCGTGCACATCCGCGACGGCGCGATCACCGTGATCGAGCGCGACCTGCAGGGGGCTGCGGCATGAGCACGATCCTGACTCCGATCGGCGGGCTCCATCTCGCCACGGCCGGCTGGGCGATGCTCGCCGGCGGCATGCAGCTGGCGCTGCCCAAGGGCGGCGACCGCCACCGCTGGCTCGGACGCAGCTGGGTACTGGCGATGCTGGTCGTTGCGCTGTCGTCGTTCGGTCTGGGCGCCGCACCCGGCCGGGTCGTCGGCTTCGGCCCCATCCACCTGCTGTCGCTGTGGGTGCTGTGGTGCTTGTGGGCCGCGATCGTCCGGGTCCGCGCCGGCCACATCGCCGCGCACCGCCGCTACGTGATCGGCGCCTATATCGGCACCGTCGTCGCCGGGCTGTTCGCGATCTTCGGACCGGACCGCTGGCTGCACCACACCCTGTTTGCCCTCTGATTGCCGACGAGATCCGAAATGAACACATTGCAACTGGCCGCACGCAATCTGGCCCGCAACCGCCGCCGCTCGATCACCACACTGTTCGCGATGATCGTCGGCGCCATCGCCATCCTGCTGTTCGGCGGCTATGCCCGCAACATCGACCTCGGCCTGCAGACCGGCTTCGTCCAGCGCAGCGGCCACCTGCAGGTACAGCACAAGGACTACTTCCTGTTCGGCACCGGCAACCCGGCGGCCTACGGCATCGCCGGCTACAGCCGGCTGATCGCGGCGATCAAGGCCGACCCACAGCTGGCGCCGCTGGTCACCGTGGTGACGCCGACGCTGAGCCTCGGCGGCATCGCCGGCAACTACGCCGCCGGCGTGTCGCGCACCGTAATCGGCAACGGCGTCGTCATCGACGACCAGAACGTGATGCGGCGCTGGAATGACTACGGCTTCGTGCTGACGCCGAAAATGCTCAAGCTCACCGGCACGCCCGAGCAGGCCGCGGTCATCGGCCTCGGCGTCGCCCGCGTGCTGCAGCTGTGCGGGCCGCTCAAGGTCGCCCACTGCCCGTCGCCGCAACCGGCGAAACAGGACGGCGCCGACGCGCCGGCCGACATCACCGCGCTCGCCGCCGATACCGCCGAGGTGCCGGACGCCGGATCGCCCCGCGCGGCCAACCAGGTCGAACTGCTCGCCGCCAACGCCCACGGCGCGCCGAACGTCGCCCGGCTCGACGTCGTCGCCGCCGAAGCGCAGGGCGTGAAGGAGCTGGACGACCTGTACGTGCAGCTGCATTTCGGCGCGGCACAACGGCTGATCTACGGTGCCGACGCGCCGAAAGCCACCGCCATCGTCGTCCAGCTCCGGCACAGCGCCGACCTGCCGGCCGCGCAGCAAAGGCTGGCCGCGCTCCTCGCCCAAGTCGCACCGGACCAGCCGCTGGCGGTGCTCGACTTCGCGACACTGAACCCGAGCTACGGCCAGATCGTCGGCATGTTCGGCGCGATCTTCGGCTTCATCGCGCTTCTGATCGGCGTGATCGTGCTGTTCACCGTCGGCAATACCATGAGCATGGCGGTGGTCGAGCGCACCACCGAGATCGGCACCTTGCGCGCCATCGGCCTGCGCCGCGGCGGGGTGCGGCGCCTGTTCGTGCTCGAAGGCATGCTGCTCGGCCTCGTCGGCAGCGGCCTCGGCGTGCTGGTCGCGCTGGCGCTGGCCTGGCTGATCAACCACGCCGGACTGACCTGGCTGCCGCCGGGCAATGTCGAACCGGTGCCGCTGACCGTCCGCGTCTGGGGCGAGCCGCGCATGATCGTGCTGACCGCGATCGGCCTGAGCCTGATCGCCGCGGTCTCGGCGTGGTGGCCGGCACGGCGTGCGGCGAAACTGGAAGTCGTCGAGGCACTGCGCCATGTGTAAACAAAGGTCAAGCCGGCATGGTTTTGCACGCCTTGAGCCACCGCTTGAGTGGGCTAGGGACCGCGGCGGGTTTCCCTTCAGAAGCGCCGAGCAGCGCAGCCAGGCGCGGGGTTGCGGGAGCCGCTGTCTGAGCCCGCAGGGCGAGTTTGCGACTCCCGCCGTGGCAGGCTGGGTTGCGAGGGTACCCCGAAGGGGTGCGGATGCAGGGTCGCCTTTTCTTTGGATACTTTCTTTTGGCGAAGCAAAAGAAAGTATCTCGTCCGCCGGGCGAAACCGGCGTCCAAAAAAAGCGCCAATGGCGCTCAGTTGTCGAGGCAATCGTGAATACATCCGCACTCATCCTGACCATTAGCCTGCTCGCCCCCCCGCCCACGCCGCCCCCGACGCGCAGGCGCTGCTCGCCGCCAGCGATGCGGTGCGCAATCCGGACAAGCCGTTCGGGCTGACGACCACGCTGGTCGAGTACCGCAACGGCAAGCAGACCGACACCAGCACGCTGGCCGTGTATTCGCGTGCCGACGCGAACGGCGGCCAGTTCCGCAGCCTGCTGCGCTTCATCGCGCCGAAGCGCGACGCCGACAAGCTGATGCTCAAGAGCGGCAACGACCTGTGGTTCTACGATCCGGCCAGCAAGGCGGCGATCCGCATCTCGCCGCAGCAGCGGCTGCTCGGTCAGGCAGCCAACGGCGACGTCGTCACCGTCAACCTCGCCGGTGACTACAGCGCCAGCGTCGCCGCCGAGGAGGATGTCAGCGACGGCGACAAGCAACCGCGCCGCGCGTACAAGCTCGAGCTCAAGGCCAGAGCGCCCGACGTCACCTACCACCGGATCGAGATGTGGATCGACACGGCGAACAAGCAGCCGATCAAGGCACGTTTCTTCGCCGAAAGCGGCGGCCTGCTCAAGACCGCCTACTACCGCCGCTACCAGTCACAGCTCGGCGCCAGCCGGCCGACCGAGACGGTGATCATCGACGGCCTCGACCCGAACTGGGTGACGGTGATGCGCTTTTCCGGCTACGCGTGGCGCGACGTGCCCGAGAGCTGGCTGCAGCGCGACTTCCTGCCGAGGTTCAAGCCGCAATGAAATGCCTCGCACCGTTGCTCGTGACCGCGAGCGCGCTGCTCGCCGGCGCCGCCGCGGCCGACGACGACGCGGCGCTGCAGCTGGCCGACCAGACCGCCGACCAGGTCGAGGCCGCGCGCGACTGGCGTTTTCTCGCCGAACTGGCCGGTGCCGACGCGCAGTACCGCGTGGGCGAGCAGCCCGCCGAGGCAAGGCTGTCGCTCGACGGCCGGATCGACCGGCGCTTTCACGACGACTGGCGCTTCGTGTTTGCCGACCGGATCGACCTGCGCAGCAGCGGCGGCCACCAGACCAGCGTCAACATGCTGAAGGAAGCGTATCTGGGCTGGCAGCCGCGCACCGAGCTGCTGCTCGACCTGGGCCGGATCAACACCCGCTACGGCGCCGGGTTCGGCTACAACCCGACCGACTTCTTCAAGGTCGGCGCGCTGCGTTCGGTCACCTCGGTCAACCCGGCCAGCCTGCGCGAGAACCGGCTCGGCAGCGTCATGCTGCGCGGCCAGACGCTGTGGGATGGCGGCTCGCTGACGGCGATGTACTCGCCCAAGCTCGCCGATACACCCAGCGATGACGCGTTCAGCCTCGACCTGGGTGCCAGCAACCCGCAGGACCGCTGGCTGCTGGCGCTCAGTCATTCCTTCGGGGACAACCTCAACCCGCAATGGCTGCTCTACCACGAAAGCGACACCACGCAGCTCGGGCTCAACTGGAGCGTACTGCTCGGCGACGCGACCATCGTCTACGCCGAATGGGCCGGCGGCCGCCAGCGCAGCGTTGCCGGCCGCGCATTCGGCATCGACGACACAGCCTTCCGCAACGCGCTCAGCACCGGCCTGACGTGGACCGCGGCGACCAGGCTGACGCTGACGCTCGAATACCAGTACGACGGCGCCGCGCTCGCCTCCGGCGGTTGGGATGCGCTGCGCGCCGGCCCGATCGGCCCTTACCTCGGCTACCGGCAACTGGCGGCGCAACGCCAGAACCTGACCACCCGCCACGCCGCGATGCTGTACGCGCAGTGGCAGGATGTGCTGATGCCGCGCGTCGACCTGAGCGGCTTCGTCCGCCAGGACCTGAGCGACGACAGCCGGCTGTCGTGGCTGGAAACACGCTGGCGCGGCGACAGCACCGACGTCGCGCTGCAATGGCAGTACGATGCCGGTGATGCCCGCAGCAACTACGGCGGTCTGCCGCAGCGGCAGATCTGGCAAGCCCTGCTGACCCATTATTTCTGAGCCCATGTCCGTCCTCCACCGCCATTGCAAACTCAACCGGCCGCTGCGCAACGAGCTGGCGCTGTTGTTCGTCGTCAACCAGGTCATCGCACTGCTGCTGACCACACTCGGTGGCCCAGGCAGCCTGTTCGACAATGTGGTGATCGCCAACGCCATCGGCGTGCTGATCTGGGCGCAGTACGCGCTGTTGAACTGGCTGGGCCTGCCCAGGCTGCTCGGCCACGTGATCGCGGTACCCGTCGGCATCTGGGGCGGCCTCATGCTGGCCGCACTGTTCGGCGTCGCCGATATCAGCGGCCGGCTGGCCGACCCGCTGGCCAACTGGCGTTTGATCGTCAGTTGCCTGCTGCTCGCCGGCACCGCGACCGTGGTGATCGTGCTGTACGTCCGTTCCGTCAGCGATCGCGCCGAGCTCGCCGCCGAACAGCGCCGCAGCGCCGACGCGCACCAGGCCGAAACCGCCGCGCAACTGGCGCTGCTGCAGGCGCAGATCGAACCGCACTTCCTGTTCAACACGCTGGCCAACGTCCGCAGCCTGATCGTCGCCGACCCGCCGCTGGCGCAGACCATGCTCGACCACCTGAACGGCTATCTGCGCGCCAGCCTCGGCCGCACCCGCCGGCCTCGTGCGCACCTGGCCGACGAGCTGCAAATCGTCGAGCCACTGCTGGCGATCGCGGCGATTCGCTTGCAGGCACGGTTGCGTTACCGCGTCGACGTGCCCGCCGCCTTGCGCGATGCGCTGCTGCCGCCGCTGCTGCTGCAACCGCTGGTCGAGAACGCGCTCGAACACGGCATCGAGGCCGCGATCACCGGCGGCGAGATCGTCGTCCGCGCCGAGGCGACCGCCGACGGACTGCTGCGGCTCAGCGTGACCGACACCGGTCTGGGTTTCACCTTGGAGGCCAACGGCGACGGTGTCGGCCTTGCCAACGTGCGCCAGCGCCTCGCCAGCCTCTACGGCGAACAAGGTCGGCTGGCGCTGTACCCGAACCCGCCGCGCGGCGCGATCGCCGAACTGACCCTGCCGCTGCAAAGGGAGCCGCAAGCATGACGACCGCGCTGATCGCCGACGACGAACCGCTGCTCGCCGCCAGCCTGGCCGAACGGCTCAAGGCGCTGTGGCCCGGGCTCGATATCGTCGCCGTCGCCGCCAACGGCGTCGAAGCCGTCGCCGCGCTCAATGCCCGCCGGCCGGACCTGGCGTTTCTCGACATCCGCATGCCCGGGCTCACCGGCCTGCAGGTGGCGCAGGCAGCACGCGACACCCGCGTCGTCTTCGTCACCGCCTACGACGAATACGCAATGCATGCGTTCGAGCATGCGGCGATCGACTATCTGCTCAAGCCGGTCAGTGATATGCGGCTGGCGCAATGCGTGAGCCGGCTGCAGCGCCAGACCGCGCCGCCGCCCGACCTCGCCGCAGCGCTGGCGACCTTGATGCCCCGTGCCGCCTCGCCGGTGCTGGCCTGGCTGACCGTCGGCCACGGCGACACCACCCGGCTGGTCACGCTCGACGAGGTGCTGTACTTCGAGGCCAGCCAGAAGTACACCGACGTCGTCACCGGCAGCGAGCGGCACCTGATCCGCACCCCGCTCAAGGACCTGCTGCTCCAGCTCAACCCGGCGCGCTTCGCCCAGATCCACCGCAGCATCATCGTCAACCTTGGCGCCGTCGCCCACATCCAGCGCGACCTCTTGGGGCGGCAGCAGGTGCACCTGAAACAGCACGACGCGGTGCTGCCGCTGTCGCGCAGCTACGCGCACCAGTTCAAGCTGATGTGAGCCGTCATATTTTGCAGTCTGTGCCGACTATGCCGGGTGCGGGCATTGTCGAACCCGCCACGGCCCCCACATACTCGTCATCAACGCAAGGAGGATGGCCATGTACCGCAAGACCCCGGAAGCTCTGGCGCAACTGACGCCCGAGCAGTTCCGCGTCACCCAGCAGAACGGCACCGAGCGGCCCGGCACCGGCGAATACCTGCACAACCATGCGGCAGGGATCTATGTCGACGTGGTTTCCGGCGAGCCGCTGTTCGCCTCGAGCGACAAGTTCGAATCGGGCTGCGGCTGGCCGAGCTTCAGCCGGCCGATCGCCAATGTCACCGAGCTGCGCGACACCACGCACGGGATGATCCGCACCGAGGTCCGCTCGGCCCACGGCGACAGCCATCTGGGCCATGTATTCGACGACGGCCCGCGCGAGTCGGGCGGGCTGCGCTACTGCATCAACTCGGCGTCGCTGCGCTTCGTGCCGCGCGACGCGATGGCCGCACAGGGCTACGGCGACTATCTCGACCAGGTGGAGGAAGACTGAAATGAGCGAACGCGCGATTCTTGCCGGCGGCTGCTTCTGGGGCATGCAGGACCTGATCCGCAAGCTGCCCGGCGTGCTGTCGACCCGGGTCGGCTACAGCGGCGGCGACGTTGCCCACGCCACCTACCGCCACCACGGCAGCCACGCCGAAGCGATCGAAATCGTCTTCGACCCGGCGCAGATCACCTACCGCCGGCTGCTCGAGTACTTCTTCCAGATCCACGACCCGAGCACGCCCGACCGCCAGGGCAACGATCGCGGCAGCTCGTACCGGTCGGCGATCTTTTTCGGGAGCGACGCCCAGCGACGCGAGGCGCTGGCGACAATCGCCGACGTCGACGCATCGGGGCTGTGGCCCGGCCAGGTCGTCACCGAAGTCGCCCCCGCCGGCGACTTCTGGGAAGCCGAACCCGAGCACCAGGACTACCTCGAGCGCTTCCCGAACGGCTACACCTGCCACTTCCCGCGCCCGGACTGGGTGCTGCCGCGCCGCGACTGACCACCCGGCATGCCGCCGGCCTTGCGCCGGCGAGCGCCGAAAAGCAAAAAGCCCAAGCAGAAGCTTGGGCTTTTTGTCGAGTATTCTGGTTGCGGGAACAGGACTCGAACCTGTGACCTTCGGGTTATGAGCCCGACGAGCTGCCAACTGCTCCATCCCGCGACAGAGAAGCCAGTATATTTCAGCGCCGAGTCACTGTCAACGACTTCAGCAAAAAATGTTCCAGCCCATGCCCACGGCTCAGTCATGCAGCTTGATCAGCGTCGACTTGAGCTCGGTGTATTTCTCCAGCGCGTGCAAGGACTTGTCGCGGCCGTTGCCCGACTGCCGGTAGCCGCCGAAAGGCAGGTTCTGGTCGCCCCCCTCCTCATAGCAGTTGACCCAGACCGTGCCGGCGCGCAGCCGCCTTGCCGCCAAGTGGGCGGTGCTCAGGTCGCGCGTCCACACCGCGGCCGCCAGCCCGTAGTCGCTGTCGTTGGCGATCGCGATCGCTTCGTCGAGCGTGTCGAAGACGATGACCGAGCACACCGGGCCGAAGACCTCGTCACGCGCGATCCGGTGCGCCGGCTCGCAGGCGAAGATCGTCGGTTCGATGAAATAGCCGGTCTCCGCCAGCACGGCGTTGCCGCCGGCAAGCAGCGTTGATTCGGCGCGGGCGGCGTCGATGAAGCCGAGCACGCGCCGGTACTGGCTCTCGTCGACGATGGCGCCCATCTGCGTCGCCGGTTCGAGCGGGTCGCCCGGCCGGTAAGCGCGGCTGGCCACGATCAGCGCGTCGACGAAGGCCGGGTAGATTTCGCGCTGGACCAGCACGCGCGAGCCGGCCGAGCACATTTCGCCCTGGTTGAAGAACACGCCGTCGGCCGCGGCGCGCGCCGCGGCGTGCAGGTCCGGGCAATCGGCGAGGACGATGTTCGGCGACTTGCCGCCGAGTTCGAGCCAGACACGCTTGAGGTTCGACTGTGCCGCGCACTGCATGATCTGCCGGCCGGTCGCGGTCGAGCCGGTGAAGCTGATGCAGTCGACGTCCCCGTGCAGCGCCAGCAGCCGGCCGGCGTCGCCGCCGCCGGGAACGACGTTGAACACCCCGTCGGGCACGCCGGCAGCTTGCGCCAGCGCGGCGATGCGGATCGCGGTCAGCGGCGATTTCTCCGACGGCTTGAGCACGACCGCGTTGCCGGCCGCCAGCGCCGGGGCGAACTTCCAGCTCGCCATCAGCAGGGGGAAGTTCCACGGCACCACAGCCGCAACAACGCCGACCGGCTCGCGCGTGACCAGCCCGAGCAGCTTGGGGTCGACCGGCGCGACCTCGCCGCCGACCTTGTCGATCGCCTCGGCGCACCACTGCAGCGCATACGCCGCCGCCGCGAGATCGACGCCGAGCGCATGGCGGACCGGCTTGCCGGTGTCGAGGCTCTCGAGCAGCGCCAGCTCGTCGGCATGTTCGCGCAGCAGTGCGGCAAAGCGCAGCAGCACGTTCTTGCGCGCGGCGGGCGATCGCGCGGCCCAGCCGTCGAAAGCACGCCGCGCCGCGGCGACCGCGGCGTCGATCTCGGCCTCACCGCAGTCGGCAATGCGCGCAAGCCGTTGCCGGGTCGCCGGGTTGATCGTGTCGAAGCTGCGCGCGGCGTCGACGTAGCGGCCGTCGATGAACGCGCGGCCTTCGATCGTCAGCGCCGCGGCGCGGGCCCGCCAGTCGGTGTCCATGAACGTCTCCCGGGGTTGAATAACGGTCGGCACCGACGGCTTCGGCGGTCTTGCCGGCGGGATTGCGGACGCACCGGCCGGCGGGGGAGTCGCACGACACGGCGCCGGTACTGCCGGCCACATCGCGGCCAAGCCGTCGCCCGACTCCGATGCAAGCCGGGCGGGAACCGCCATCCGCACGGCCTCGCGCACCTGTCGTGGCCAGATGGGCCGAAGCGGCGCTTGTCCAATATCTTTATACGTTTCCTAGACTGGGATTGCGGGGTGCTTCGCACCGCGCCCTTTCGATCCCATCGAGGCGAGCCGGATGCCGCGTCCGGCCCGATACATCATGGCCTTACCCGTGATTGGCATTCCCTGCTGCCGCTGGTGGCTGAACGGCACGCAGTTCTTTCATCTGGTCGCCGAAAAATACGTCGAAGCCGCCTGCGGCACCGGCGGGCTGCCACTCCTGATTCCGGCATTCGGCGACGCCGTTGCGCCCGACGAGGTGCTGGCGCGGATCGACGGACTGCTGCTCAGCGGCAGCCCGTCGAACATCGAACCGCAACACTACGGCGGCACGCCGGTCGCCGGCGATTTCAACGACGCGCGGCGCGACGCGACGACGCTGCCGCTGATCCGCGCCGCCGTCGATGCCGGCGTGCCGCTCCTGGGCATCTGCCGCGGCTTCCAGGAGGTCAACGTCGCCTTCGGCGGCAGCCTGCACACGGCGGTGCACGCGGTGCCGGAGATGCTCGACCACCGCGAACCCAAGGGCAGCCGCGACGAGATGTACGCGCCGGCGCACGAGGTCACGCTGGTCGAAGGCGGCCGCCTGCACGCGCTGCTCGGCGAGCGCACGCTGCGGGTCAACTCGCTGCACCAGCAGGGGATCGCGACGCTCGGCGCCCGGCTGGTCGCCGAGGCGCATGCGCCCGACGGGCTGGTCGAGGCCTTCCGCGTCGACGGCGCCGGCTTTGCGCTGGCGGTGCAGTGGCATCCCGAATGGCGCTTTCGCGACAACCCGCTGTCGAGCGCGCTGTTCGGCGCATTCGGCGCGGCCTGCGCCGAACGGGCGGCAGCACACGGGAGGCAGGCATGAGTGCACTGAGCGACTGGCTGCGCGAAAACCGGATCACCGAGGTCGAGTGCATCACGCCGGACTTCACCGGCATTGCCCGCGGCAAGATCGTGCCGCGCGAGAAGTTCAGCGAGGACGAAGGCATGCGGCTGCCGCAGGTGGTGCTGGTGCAGACGGTGACCGGCGAGTACGCCGAGGACATCGTGCCGGATACCGACCCGGACATGGTGCTGCTGCCCGACCCGGACAGCATCCGGCTGGTGCCGTGGGCCAAGGATCCGGTCGCCCAGGTGATCCACGACTGCTACTACCACGACGGAAGGCCGGTCGAGATGTCGCCGCGCCACGTGCTGCGCCGGGTGCTGCAGCTCTACGAGGCACGCGGCTGGCAGCCGGTGGTCGCGCCGGAAATGGAGTTCTACATCGTCGACGTCAACCGCGACCCGGACCTGCCGCTGCAGCCCCCGGTCGGTCGCACCGGCCGGCCCGAAACCGGCCGCAAGGCGTACTCGATCGACGCGGTCAACGAGTACGACGACCTGTTCGAGGACGTCTACGACTACTGCGACGCG
This window of the Jeongeupia sp. USM3 genome carries:
- a CDS encoding aldehyde dehydrogenase family protein, with the translated sequence MDTDWRARAAALTIEGRAFIDGRYVDAARSFDTINPATRQRLARIADCGEAEIDAAVAAARRAFDGWAARSPAARKNVLLRFAALLREHADELALLESLDTGKPVRHALGVDLAAAAYALQWCAEAIDKVGGEVAPVDPKLLGLVTREPVGVVAAVVPWNFPLLMASWKFAPALAAGNAVVLKPSEKSPLTAIRIAALAQAAGVPDGVFNVVPGGGDAGRLLALHGDVDCISFTGSTATGRQIMQCAAQSNLKRVWLELGGKSPNIVLADCPDLHAAARAAADGVFFNQGEMCSAGSRVLVQREIYPAFVDALIVASRAYRPGDPLEPATQMGAIVDESQYRRVLGFIDAARAESTLLAGGNAVLAETGYFIEPTIFACEPAHRIARDEVFGPVCSVIVFDTLDEAIAIANDSDYGLAAAVWTRDLSTAHLAARRLRAGTVWVNCYEEGGDQNLPFGGYRQSGNGRDKSLHALEKYTELKSTLIKLHD
- a CDS encoding gamma-glutamyl-gamma-aminobutyrate hydrolase family protein encodes the protein MALPVIGIPCCRWWLNGTQFFHLVAEKYVEAACGTGGLPLLIPAFGDAVAPDEVLARIDGLLLSGSPSNIEPQHYGGTPVAGDFNDARRDATTLPLIRAAVDAGVPLLGICRGFQEVNVAFGGSLHTAVHAVPEMLDHREPKGSRDEMYAPAHEVTLVEGGRLHALLGERTLRVNSLHQQGIATLGARLVAEAHAPDGLVEAFRVDGAGFALAVQWHPEWRFRDNPLSSALFGAFGAACAERAAAHGRQA